A genomic stretch from Leptotrichia sp. HSP-536 includes:
- a CDS encoding N-acetylmuramoyl-L-alanine amidase family protein: protein MTKGIKKILYLAVTGLIMAAPLNAAVNNELICIDPGHQIRGNSGLEEVAPGSSVKKLKVSSGTRGVATKKYEYQLTLEVGLKLRDALQNKGYKVFMVRETNDVDISNKERAIKTNNAGCTLYIRLHADGINNSSTQGTSVLTSSPKNPYTKSVQKSSDKFSHDILSEYVKATGAKNRGVSYRDDLTGTNWSKVTNTLIEFGFMSNPEEDRKMSTPEYQTKMVNGMVNGIEKYLREK from the coding sequence ATGACAAAAGGAATAAAAAAAATATTGTATTTAGCAGTAACAGGATTAATAATGGCTGCTCCATTGAATGCGGCTGTAAATAATGAATTAATTTGTATTGACCCAGGACATCAGATTAGAGGGAACTCTGGCCTAGAAGAAGTTGCACCAGGCTCTTCAGTAAAAAAACTAAAAGTTTCATCAGGAACAAGAGGAGTTGCAACAAAAAAATATGAATATCAGCTTACACTGGAAGTTGGATTAAAATTAAGGGACGCATTACAAAACAAAGGTTACAAAGTGTTTATGGTACGTGAAACAAATGATGTAGATATTAGTAACAAGGAGCGTGCAATCAAGACAAATAACGCAGGATGTACCCTTTATATAAGACTTCACGCTGATGGAATCAATAATTCCTCAACACAAGGAACCTCGGTTTTAACTTCTTCACCAAAAAATCCATACACAAAAAGTGTCCAAAAATCCAGTGACAAATTTTCCCATGACATATTATCAGAATACGTAAAAGCAACAGGAGCCAAAAATCGTGGAGTATCCTACCGTGACGATTTAACAGGAACAAACTGGTCCAAAGTTACAAACACGCTAATCGAATTTGGATTTATGTCAAATCCAGAAGAAGACAGAAAAATGTCAACACCAGAATACCAAACTAAAATGGTAAATGGAATGGTAAATGGTATTGAAAAATATTTAAGAGAAAAATAA